Proteins found in one Salvia splendens isolate huo1 chromosome 10, SspV2, whole genome shotgun sequence genomic segment:
- the LOC121750405 gene encoding transcription initiation factor TFIID subunit 8-like — MREDEICAATAAPDFSFTLARVAVAQICQSIGYKGAEMPALEALTDIATRYLKAIAKLSAESANSSGRTESNLFDIAAAIEDLASVQGFDGSWRVRSRSVWRSAAIRDLMKCVKYVDQIPFAQPSLPRMSCSGVGRLLNIRDNRLWYNEGKLKHVPRWLPAVELRGEEGKRRGEVKWEESLEREEAVNLGSREMKKLKTECYDEDVEQVLVKRGKVKFKIGNVGKFKGNGENKGGSGGGWEEDGGC, encoded by the coding sequence ATGCGAGAAGACGAAATCTGCGCCGCCACAGCGGCGCCGGACTTCTCATTCACCCTAGCGCGAGTGGCGGTGGCGCAGATCTGTCAATCGATAGGCTACAAAGGAGCCGAGATGCCGGCACTCGAAGCCCTAACCGACATCGCCACCAGGTATTTGAAAGCGATTGCCAAATTAAGCGCGGAATCCGCCAATTCGAGCGGGCGCACTGAATCAAACCTCTTCGACATCGCCGCCGCGATCGAAGATTTGGCATCGGTGCAAGGATTCGACGGCTCGTGGAGGGTGCGATCACGATCGGTGTGGAGGTCAGCCGCGATTAGGGATTTGATGAAGTGCGTGAAGTACGTGGATCAAATTCCGTTTGCTCAGCCGTCGCTGCCGAGGATGAGCTGCTCCGGTGTAGGTAGACTGTTGAATATTAGGGATAATAGATTGTGGTACAATGAGGGGAAACTGAAGCACGTGCCGCGGTGGCTGCCTGCGGTGGAGCTGCGCGGAGAGGAGGGGAAGAGGCGAGGGGAAGTGAAGTGGGAGGAGAGTTTAGAAAGGGAAGAGGCGGTGAATTTGGGGAGCAGGGAGATGAAGAAGTTGAAAACGGAATGCTATGATGAAGATGTGGAACAAGTGCTGGTGAAGAGAGGGAAAGTCAAATTCAAAATTGGGAATGTTGGAAAATTTAAGGGTAACGGTGAAAACAAaggcggcagcggcggaggGTGGGAAGAAGACGGTGGCTGCTAA
- the LOC121751608 gene encoding probable receptor-like protein kinase At5g61350, translating into MGRPPPIPLLLPLLLILTNAAAFTPADNYLINCGSPESTPLDDGRVFKSDPQSSSYLSTDEDILASLPNISSPSLYATARIFHHLSMYRFLISKPGLHWIRLHFYPLPHPTYNLTSATFTVTTDDTVLLHGFSAATSKTIIKEYLINATSDKLTLKFSPMKNSAAFINAIELVSAPDDLIPDTAAAVSPAGEFSGVNKHSFEVSYRLNVGGPLVTPKNDTLSRTWLPSDAYLAFPEGARNVSVPTDTITYPKGGATPLTAPYSVYATADQMADSSTADPNFNLTWKMSIDPSFSYLIRLHFCDIVSKGLNELYFNVYINGMTGAANLDLSALTSGLAIPYYKDFVLNASAITNGSVVVQVGPTSNVISALPNAILNGLEVMKMSNSAGSLDGLFSADGKKRGQSSVMRVAGEVGLALGALASLLLLFASLRWCRKPRGYEKQKTFSSWLLPLNSSQCSFMTSKSKSTTFSTISGGLNQLGRFFSLNELKEATKNFDEKSVVGVGGFGKVYLGEIDGGATKLAIKRGNPSSAQGINEFQTEIQLLSKLRHRHLVSLIGYCDEQSEMILVYEYMSNGPLRDHLYGPAALPPLTWRQRLEVCIGAAKGLHYLHTGSTQGIIHRDVKTTNILLDENLLAKVSDFGLSKVGPASLDQTHVSTAVKGSFGYLDPEYFRRQQLTEKSDVYSFGVVLFEVLCARAALDPALPREQVNLAEWAKQQHAKGATEKIVDPVISGTIGKDSLIKYVETAEKCLAEYGVDRPSMGDVLWNIEYALQLQGAAEGGGGGDEEKKTGDGGGEGEVVVGMMSDDSGVVGASPVFLESCRAR; encoded by the coding sequence ATGGGCCGCCCTCCTCCCATTCccctcctcctccccctcctcctcatcctcacCAACGCCGCCGCCTTCACCCCCGCCGATAACTACCTCATCAACTGCGGATCGCCGGAGTCCACCCCTCTCGACGATGGCAGAGTCTTCAAATCCGACCCTCAATCCTCCTCCTACTTATCCACCGATGAAGACATTCTAGCTTCTCTTCCCAATATCTCTTCGCCGTCGTTGTACGCCACCGCGAGAATCTTCCACCACCTCTCCATGTACAGGTTCCTGATTTCCAAACCCGGCCTCCATTGGATCCGCCTCCACTTCTACCCCCTCCCCCACCCCACCTACAACCTCACCTCCGCCACCTTCACCGTCACCACCGACGACACCGTCCTCTTGCATGGCTTCTCCGCCGCCACCTCCAAAACCATCATCAAAGAATACCTCATCAACGCCACCTCCGACAAGCTCACCCTCAAATTCTCCCCCATGAAAAACTCCGCCGCCTTCATCaacgccatcgagctcgtctcCGCCCCGGACGACCTCATCCCCGACACCGCCGCCGCCGTGTCTCCCGCCGGCGAATTCTCCGGCGTCAACAAACACTCCTTTGAAGTCTCCTACCGCCTCAACGTCGGTGGCCCCCTCGTCACCCCCAAAAACGACACCCTCTCCCGGACCTGGCTCCCCTCCGACGCGTACCTCGCCTTCCCGGAGGGCGCCAGGAACGTGTCGGTTCCCACCGACACCATCACCTACCCCAAGGGCGGCGCCACCCCTCTCACCGCCCCGTATTCCGTCTACGCGACGGCGGATCAGATGGCGGACTCCTCCACCGCCGATCCGAATTTCAACCTGACTTGGAAAATGAGCATTGATCCAAGCTTCTCGTATTTAATCAGGCTCCATTTCTGCGATATAGTGAGCAAAGGCCTCAACGAGCTCTACTTTAACGTGTACATAAATGGAATGACCGGCGCCGCCAATTTAGACCTATCCGCTCTCACATCCGGTTTAGCGATACCTTACTACAAGGACTTCGTGCTCAACGCCTCCGCCATCACCAACGGGAGCGTCGTAGTCCAGGTGGGGCCCACCTCCAACGTCATCTCCGCCCTCCCCAACGCCATACTGAACGGCCTCGAGGTGATGAAGATGAGCAACTCCGCCGGCAGTCTCGACGGCCTTTTCTCTGCGGATGGGAAGAAACGTGGGCAGAGCTCCGTGATGAGAGTCGCGGGGGAGGTCGGGCTAGCGCTAGGCGCGCTAGCTTCGCTTCTGCTCCTTTTTGCCTCTTTGAGATGGTGCAGGAAGCCGAGAGGGTACGAGAAGCAGAAGACGTTCTCGTCGTGGCTGCTCCCTCTCAACTCCAGCCAATGCAGCTTCATGACTAGCAAGAGCAAGAGCACGACCTTCTCCACCATCTCCGGCGGCCTCAACCAGCTCGGGAGATTCTTCAGCTTAAACGAGCTCAAGGAGGCAACCAAAAATTTCGACGAGAAATCAGTCGTTGGAGTTGGTGGATTCGGAAAGGTATACCTAGGCGAGATTGACGGCGGAGCCACCAAGCTCGCCATTAAAAGAGGTAATCCGTCTTCCGCTCAGGGGATCAACGAGTTCCAGACAGAGATCCAGCTTCTGTCGAAGCTGAGGCACAGGCATTTAGTATCTCTCATTGGCTACTGCGACGAGCAGTCAGAGATGATTCTTGTCTACGAGTACATGTCCAACGGCCCCCTCCGGGACCACCTGTACGGCCCCGCAGCTCTGCCTCCACTGACGTGGAGGCAGAGGCTGGAGGTCTGCATAGGCGCAGCGAAAGGTCTGCATTACCTCCACACTGGGTCGACCCAGGGCATCATTCATCGTGACGTCAAGACTACAAACATCCTTCTAGATGAGAATCTGCTGGCTAAGGTGTCCGATTTCGGGCTGTCGAAGGTGGGGCCGGCGTCGCTGGACCAGACGCATGTTAGCACGGCGGTAAAAGGGAGCTTCGGGTACCTGGACCCGGAGTACTTCAGGAGGCAGCAGCTGACGGAGAAGTCGGACGTGTACTCGTTCGGGGTGGTGCTGTTCGAGGTGTTGTGCGCGAGGGCGGCGCTGGACCCGGCGCTGCCGCGGGAGCAGGTGAATCTGGCGGAGTGGGCGAAGCAGCAGCACGCGAAGGGGGCGACGGAGAAGATCGTGGATCCGGTGATTTCGGGGACGATTGGGAAGGACTCGCTGATCAAGTATGTGGAGACGGCGGAGAAGTGTCTTGCGGAGTATGGGGTGGACCGGCCGTCGATGGGGGATGTGCTGTGGAATATTGAGTACGCGCTGCAGCTGCAGGGGGCGGCGGagggtggcggtggcggtgatgAGGAGAAGAAGACTGGTGATGGTGGAGGGGAGGGTGAGGTGGTGGTGGGGATGATGAGTGATGATTCGGGGGTGGTTGGGGCTTCTCCTGTGTTTCTTGAGAGTTGTCGTGCAAGATGA